The genomic window AAACTGGTAATAACAGACTCTCAGGAATTTTCAAAAGTTTCGGCAGACACCCCAGACGATATTCTGCTCACATCTTTCTCCATACTTTTTGCAAGGTATAAGGGTGACCTTATGAAGATGGTCCAGGGAGCAAAAACATTAAAAAATTTGAAAGCCGGGGACAAGGTCCTCATAGCAGAGGCGTGCACACACCATGCCCAGCCTGACGACATAGGGAAGGTAAAAATCCCTAGATGGATTCGTCAGAATATAGAAAATGATCTCACCTTTGACTTTTGTGCCGGCAGAGACTATCCGGACAACCTCTCAGATTATAAGCTGGTGATACACTGCGGAGGATGTACCCTAAACAGGAAGGAGATGCTTTCTAGGATTGAGGTGAGTTCGGTCCAGGGAGTGCCCGTACTAAATTACGGCCTCTGTATAGCGACCCTCCACGGAATTTTAGACAGGGCGTTAAAACCTTTTCCAGAGGTATATTTCCAATGGCTGGAAGATTAAGGAGGGCACCGACAGATGAGAATTGAAAAAGACGGTATAGGGGAACTGGAGATCCCCAAGAATAGATATTACGGGATACATACTCAGAGGGCCATAGAGAACTTTTATATAAAAAACGGCAGAAAAACAAATCCCGAATTGATAAAAAGCTTTGCCTTGGTAAAACTTGCAGCTGCCGAAGCCAATTTCAAAGCTGGGAAGCTTGATGAAGACAAAAAAAACTCCATAGTGAGAGCATGCGAAAGGGTGTACCAGGGAGATTTAGAGTCTGAATTCCCACTCTCTGCAATCCAGGGTGGTGCAGGTACCTCTACAAATATGAATGTAAACGAGGTCATCGCAAATGCAGCCTTAGAAGAGATGGGCCAGGAAAAAGGAAGATATGACATCATGAACCCTATTGAAGATGTGAATCTCAGCCAGAGCACCAACGATGTGTACCCTACGGCGGTAAAAATAACAGTTATCAGGATTCTGAGAGAACTTGTTACAGAGGCCATGTCTCTTCAGGAGGAGCTTCAGAACAAAGAAAAAGAGTTCTCCTCTATATTCAAACTGGGAAGAACACAGCTTCAGGATGCTGTACCCCTCACCTTGGGACAGAGTTTCGGAGCCTTTGCCGAAGCTATCTCCAGAGACAGGTGGAGACTATACAAAATAGAAGAAAGGATCAGAAGAGTCAACATCGGCGGTACCGCAATAGGAACAGGAGTGGGGGCAAGCCTGAAATACCGTTATTATGTAACAGAGGAATTAAAAAGACTCACAGGATACGGTTTGGCCAGGGCAGAGAACCTCATCGATGCAACTCAAAATCTAGATGTTTTCGTAGAGGTCTCAGGGCTTCTGAAAACAATGGCTGTTAATCTGAATAAGATAGCCAACGACCTGAGACTCATGTCTTCAGGTCCTAGCGGAGGTATAGGGGAGATAAAGCTTCCTCCTATGCAGATGGGGTCTTCCATAATGCCCGGGAAAATCAATCCCGTAGGGGCAGAATTTATAAAGCAGATATTTCACAAGGTACAGGGTAATGACCTCATTGTTTCCGCTGCAGCAGCTGAAGGGGAGTTTGAGCTAAACGCACTTACACCTATTATTTCAGAATCAGTTATTGAGAGTATAGAGGTTTTAAGAGACGGGATTAGTATATTTAGAGAAAAAGTGGTCAAAGGAGTTGCTGCAGACAAAGAAAAATGTGAAAAGCATCTGAGGGCGAGCCTTTCAACTATAACTAGCCACATAGATCAGTTGGGCTATGAACTTTTGTCTGAAATTTTAAAGGAGTGTGAAAAAACAGGAAAATCCTATGATACGATTTTAAAAGAAAAAGGTCTCATAAAGGAGTGATTTATGAAAAAAGGATTTAATATTTTTATATTTTTAATACTTATACTTCTATCTGGATGTTCTGCTGTATCTAAAAAAACAGAAATTTATTCTCAAAATCACGTCTTAAAAGGGATGGCCTCCTGGTATGGAAAAGAGTTCCAGGGTAGATTAACTGCCAGTGGTGAAGAGTATAATATCAGATACTATACCGCCGCCCATAAATCTCTGCCTTTTGGAACGATAGTGCGGGTTACCAATATCAACAATGGAAAAAGTGTAAGAGTTAAAATAAATGATCGTGGACCTTTTGTAAAAGGAAGAGTCATAGACCTTACTCCCAAGGCCTTTGAAAGCATCGCTTCAACCAAAAAAGGGGTTATACCTGTAAAGATAGAGATCCTAGATGACTCAGACACATTCAGATATAAAAGTTAATTTTATTTAACAATTTTATGTTAGTTTTTTTAATTATATTAAGAAGAGGACGGGATAATATCCCGTCCTCTTCTTAATATTACTCTATTGCCCCTCTTACTCTTAGAAGTTCTAACATTTTTGCATCTTTATTTTCTTTTGCGAGAGAAAGAGCACTGTCTCCATAAGACATATAATTCACATCTATTCCCATCTCCAAAAGTTTTTCTACCTCTTCATAGTATCCGTTGGAAACACATTTGAGGTAGACTTCTCCCATAATTATTTCATCATCTTTATTCTTGACGTCCATTCTGTAACCATCTTCTAAAAGAAGTGAAATAATATTTTTTTCGAAAGCATAATAGATGGCATAATTCCCCTGGGAATCCCTGAAAAAAGCGTCTGCGCCCTCTATAAGAAGTTCTTTTACTACCTCCTCTTGAGAGTTTACAACAGCCCATATGAGCGGGGTCCACATATTTTGATCCACAGAATTAACTTTAGCACCTTTTTTTATAATAAACTTTGTATATTCAACAGGTTTATACTTTATAAAGTAAACTAAAAGTGGTTCTCCTTCACTGTTAACAAAATTAACATTTGCACCTTTATCCACAAGAATATTCAAAATGTCAAAATTCTCTGCAAAATAAAGGGCTGTTTTCCCAGGTACCGTTATATTGGTATTTTTTCTTAATTTTGAAGATGTCCTCTCCTCAAGGGCTGCACCCCTTGAAACTAGAAGGTCAATTACATTTTTAGAGTTTCCCTTTACAGATTTTATCAAAAGAGTCTCTCCGGCCTCATCTTTATAATTTATCGGAAATCCATTATCTAAAAAGAGTTTTACACTGTCAGAGTCATCTAAAAATATGGATGTGTAAACATCTTCAGGAGTTATTTTGACACTGTCAATATCGATCACTCCATTAGTCTGTCTATTGCTACAACCTATTAATATTAAAAATGTCAAAAGCATAAAGACTATTTTCTTCATATGACTATCCCTTTCTTTGAGATCTTTTTCTTGCACCTTCGTCTAGTATCTTCTTTCTCATTCTTACACTTTTCGGAGTTATCTCTACAAGTTCATCATCAGCTATATATTCTAGAGCCTGCTCAAGAGTAAACTCTCTTGGAGGAGCTAGTCTTACTACTGCATCTGTTCCTGAAGCTCTCATATTAGTTAGCTGCTTTCCTCTTGTTACATTTACTGTAAGATCATTTTCTCTAGAATGTTCCCCTATTATCATCCCTGCATACACTTCTAGACCTGGTGGTGCGAAGAGCACTCCTCTGTCTTGTAGATTTCCAAGAGAATATGCTGTAGTTGTACCTGTATCGATGGATATGAGCACTCCCCTCATTCTAGTAGGTACTTCTCCTCTGTGCGGCTCATAATCATAGAAGGAATGGTTTAGTATTCCTGTTCCCCTAGTCTCAGTCATAAATTCATTTCTGAATCCTATCAGACCTCTTGCAGGTACTTTAAACTCGATTCTTGTGTATCCGTCTGATCCTTGGATCATGTTGATCATTTCACCTTTTCTTATTCCTAACTTTTCTATAACAACTCCTACAAACTCGTCTGCAACGTCTATTATTGCAAGTTCGATAGGTTCACACTTTACTCCGTCTATCTCTTTAAAGATTACTTGAGGTTTTGCAACTTGAAGCTCAAACCCCTCTCTTCTCATATTTTCAATAAGGATAGAAAGTTGAAGTTCTCCTCTTCCCTTTACAACAAAGGCTTCAGCAGAACCTGTTTCTTCTACTTTCATACTTACGTTGTGCTCTAATTCTTTTTGAAGTCTGTCCCATATGTTTCTTGAAGTTACAAACTTACCCTCTCTACCTACAAATGGAGAGTCATTTACCATAAATGTCATGGCAAGAGTCGGTTCATCTATATCTATAAGAGGAAGGGCCATAGGATTGACTCTGTCTGCTACAGTTTCCCCTATATCTATCTTCTCAAGTCCAGCTATTGTAACTACATCTCCACAAACAGCTTCTTCCATTTCAACTCTTTTTAGACCTTCATAACCGAATAATCTTGAAATTTTGTAATTTATAAGTTCTCCGTCTCTTTTAATAAGAGTTACTTCCTGGTTCTTTTTCAAAATTCCGTTATGGATTTTTCCAGTACCAAGTTTTCCAAGGTAGTTGTCTGGAGCGATGTTTGTAACAAGCATTTGAACCGGAGCATCTGGGTCTCCCTCTGGATCGTCTACATGCTCTAAAATAGTCTCAAATAGCGGCTGCATATTTTCATCTGGATCATTTAGGCTAAGTTTTGCAAAACCATTCTTTGCAGAAGCATATACAACTGGAAATTCAAGCTGCATATCATTTGCACCCAATTCAACAAAAAGGTCAAACACAGAGTCTACGACCTCTTCAGGTGTAGAGTTGGGTCTGTCTATTTTATTTACTACGACGATAGGTCTAAGTCCATGCTCAAGAGCCTGCTTCAGTACGTATTTTGTCTGTGGCATTACCCCTTCAAAGGCATCTACAAGAAGAAGAACCGAGTCAACCATTTTAAGTATTCTCTGTACCTCTCCACCAAAGTCAGCATGGCCTGGAGTATCGACAATATTTATTTTGTAATCTTTAAATCTAAGTGAAGCGTTTTTTGAAAATATTGTGATTCCTCTCTCTTTTTCAAGATCATTACTGTCCATTACTCTTTCACTTAAAGCTTCGTGAGATCCAAATACTCCTGATTGTCTCAACATACCGTCGACAAGAGTTGTCTTCCCATGGTCAACATGGGCAATAATAGCTATATTTTTTACCTTCATACTACTCCCTTTCTACACATTATAATATTTATAACCCTTGAGACGACATCTCTTTATCTCTGCCAATCCAAGGAATTTTTCATCACTATACACTCTGTATCTTCCATCTTTTTTATCATAAACCAGAGTATTCCCGTTGTTGAATAATTTTATATCCTTTTCTCCTGAGATCTCCAAACTAGGATATGGGAAACTCTCCTCTATACTTTTAGAAAAACTGTAGTCTCCTTTTTCCACCATGGCTTCTACCTCTTCTAGAGTATAGGCTATATCTAGGGTATAATTTCCTACCTGTGTCCTTCTGAGTGAAGTCATTACCCCGTAGGTTCCTAAAGCTTCCCCTATATCATAGATCAATGATCTTATGTATGTACCTTTAGACACTGTACAGGTGAAGGTTCCTCTCTTCCCGTCAAAGTCCAGAATCTCAAGGTTTTCTACGGTTACTCTCCTAGACTTTCTCTCTATCTCTTTACCTTCCCTTGCGAGCTCATAAAGCCTCTTCCCGTCTACCTTTAGTGCGGAATACATGGGAGGGACCTGGTCTATCTCACCTCTGAAATTTTCCAGTGCTTTTTCCAGAGTTTCCCTGTCTGCACCCTTGTCTGTCCTTTGGGTTATCTCCCCTTCAGTGTCATAGGTTGTCGTTTTGTACCCAAGCTCAAATCCTGCCACATAGGTCTTTCTCTGTCCCTCTATATCCTGGGCCATTCTAGTTGCCCGTCCTGTACAGATCACAAGTATTCCTGTAGCCATGGGGTCCAAAGTCCCAGTGTGTCCGATTTTTTTCATTTTCAGTATTCTTTTCAATCTTCTGACCACATCAAAGGAGGTCATTCCAGAAAATTTGTCTATATTTATAATTCCATCCACCCTGATTTCTCCTCGTTTCAAAGTCTACCAAGAATTATATCATAAATATACTTTTTATCCAACGTATTTAAGCCTTCATATGAAATCAATTTATCAATAATTTTCTAAAATTTGCTTTTCTTATAATTCACATTATATACCTAGTGCATAGTTGATTCGATACATTATTTAATTAGTGCACTATAACAAAACGTAAAGTTTTTTTATACTACTAAAAGTTCAATCTTATAAGATGTGTATTACCAAAACAATAAAATTTGTATACAAAATTTGACATGAAAATATATTTGATATATAATGATAGAGTTCGATAAGTTTTATGTTATCAATACTCGGCCATCCATTTATGGGTGGTTATATCATAGATATAATAAATAATTACAAATTTAAGGAGGTACAGATGAATAAAAAACGTGAAATTTCCCTAGAGAGAGCCAGTGAACTAAAATCTAGAATAGAAGATTATCTTGTTGTAAAAAACTCTATTCCTACAGGTTTTTCTGAGAAAGTGCAGGCTCAGTATAAAAAATCAAAAGAGATTCTAATGAAGCATTTCGGAGCTTCTGAAGAACAGTGGAACGACTATAAGTGGCAGCTTATAAATAGAATAAGTGATGTAGAAACACTTAGCCTCATTATTAATCTCACGGAAAAAGAGAAAGAGGAAATTAAAAATGTAGGAGAAATATACAGATGGGCTATTTCACCTTATTATGCAGCTCTTGTGGATCCAGACAATAAATATGATTCTATCAGGCTTCTATCAGTTCCTACAGGCTCAGAGGCATCTCATCCAGAAGGTGAGGCAGACCCTATGGGTGAAGAGTTTACAAATCCTGCTGGAAGTATAACCAGAAGATATCCAGACAGACTCATTATAAACACTACCAACGAATGTGCAATGTACTGCAGACACTGCCAGAGAAGAAGAAATATAGGAGAAACCGACAGCCACCAAAGTGATGCTGTCATTATGGAGTCTATCGATTATATAAGAAACAACCCTGAAATAAGAGATGTTCTCCTCACAGGAGGAGACGTCCTATGTCTTTCAGACAATAGATTAGAATGGATACTAAAAGAACTAAAAAGCATCCCTCATGTAGACTATATAAGGATAGGGACAAGAACCTTGGTTACAATGCCTCAGAGGGTTACTGATGAACTTGTGGATATGCTAAAAAAATACCATCCTATATATATAAATACCCACATCAACCACCCTAAGGAGATAACTCCTGAAGTAAAAGAGGCCTGCGAAAAACTTGCCAACGGAGGTGTTTCTCTAGGAAATCAGGCAGTTCTTTTAAACGGAATCAATAATGACAAATACATTATGAGACTCTTGAACCATGAGATGCTTAAGGTGAGAGTAAGACCATACTATATCTTCCATGCAAAACATGTAAAGGGAACTCTTCACTTCAATACATCTATTGATGATGGCATAGAGATCATGGAATATCTTAGAGGTTACACCTCTGGAATGGCCATCCCTACCTATATAATCAATGCTCCAAAGGGGCAGGGTAAGACACCTATTATGCCTCAATATCTTCTTTCTAGAGGTAAAAACTCAGTAAAAATAAGAACATGGGAAGGAAGGGTTATCGATTATGAAAACCATCCTACAGTTGATATAAAAGAATATATATAAAAAAATGGAGGCTTTTATTCAGCCTCCATTTTTTTTATCTTTTCTTCTTATCCAGATACTCGTCTTGAACTTTTTCTATTACTTCCATCATCTTTTTCTGTATATGGTCGTAGCCAACATCCTTTATATGAGGAAGGATACATTTAGAGCAGTCTTTTATTCCGTGTTCTGTATATTTGAAATTTCCACCGCAACTTTCACCCATCATGTATAGAGGACAGTAACAGAAAAGACAGTTAAACTTCTCCTTGTCTTCTATATCATGACATGGAAAATATTCGCACTTGCTGTTCTGGACAAATTTGTAATTAAAAGAACCTTTATTAAACAATTAAATACCTCCATTTTATATATGATTTTCATTTAGATGATACCCTTATCAATACTCAAAATCAAGAAAAAATTTTATCTCCAATATTCAAACATAAAGAAAATTAAAAAATAAGATTAAAAAAAACCCAGATAAATGACATTTTTTATATACTCTGCTCTTTTTCACCTATAGGCAGCTGACCTCTATAATTGATATTCCCGTCCTTCAGCTCTAACTGAACAGGGTAAATTTCTACCCCTCTTTCCCTTGCCTCATAAAAAAGTTTTGAAAATACCGGATCTGTTTCCCATTTAGGTATGAAATATTCTGAATCTCTAAAAATAAGAAGCAGCACCGCAGCTCTATCTCCTTTTTCTAGTATCTCCATGAGCTCCTTGAGATGTCTTTGAGCCCTGGTACTAGGTGCATCTGGAAACATGGCAACCCTGTCTACTGACAAAGACACCCCTTTAACTTCTACCCATATATTTTCACCATTTTTAGTCAGCAAATAGTCTATTCTGCTGTTGCCATACTTCACTTCTGCTCTGACACTGTCAACTTCTCCAAAAGGTGAAATCTCTGGATCACGGATAATATTTTCTGATATATACCGGTGGTGAGCAGAATTTATAAGAATCTCTTCTCCGTCGTCACTTAAGGCGCTTATCATATCCCACTTAGTCTTCCGGTTTGGGTTTGATGCACTTTTTATATTCACTCGGTTTCCCTCAAAAAGAAGTTCTTTTATCCTCCCTGAATCATGGACATGCACCGTCTCTAATGATCCGTTGTCTAACTTCACTTCAGCTATAAATCTATTTGGTCTCTCTATAAAAATTCCTTGCTGGTCACATTTTATCTCATAAACCTTCTTCATATCTGCCATCCTTATTCAAAATAGTTATATTTAAAATGATTAAAAGCACCGGTTTTTTATAATTTTATTTACAATATCATATTATCATTTTTCTCTCAGGATTAAAAGAACCTGATAAATTTAATAAAAGTTAGCAGGTTCAAAAAAATATAAGACCAGGTGGGCAACCTGGTCTTAAGTGGGTGTAGTAGATTGTTGTTTACGAGATTCTGCACGTCCTACAGATCTCTGCGATAATTCAGAGAAGTTTTTCGCTTCTCTTAGTATGAGTATAATTTCACTTACTCCAAATGTCAACACTTTTAATGATATTTTTTTTAGAAAAATTTAATCTAATTAAACTAAAATTAATAGGCTCTATACGGAATTCAGTCTGTCAGAAATATAGTTCTTTTTTTCTCTTTCATCTGTGAATATCTCTTTAAACTTTTACTCTATGATTGGATACTCCTCTTTAGCCATAGAAAAAAAAGACTGCCACAGGCAGTCTTCATACACATATTATTTATAGAGAGGAAAATTTTTACAGAACTCTTTTATCTCTTCCCCTACCTCTTTTATTTTGTCATCATCTTCGATGTTATCTATGACTCTCAGTATGAATGATGCCACTGCCTTCATCTCTTCTTCCTTCATCCCTCTTGTAGTCAGAGCCGGAGTACCTATTCTTACCCCGCTCGTTATCATGGGTTTCTGCGTGTCATAAGGTATTCCATTTTTATTTACAGTTATGTGAGCCTTCCCTAGTCCCTCTTCCACTGCCTTACCTGTGAGTCCCTTAGGAGTGAGGTCAACTAACATCATATGGTTGTCTGTACCTCCACTGACGATTCTTAGGCCACCTTTTTGAAGCTCTTCTGCCAGTACCTTGGCATTTTTCACTACCTGTATCTGATACTCTTTAAATTCAGGTTGCAGTGCTTCTTTAAAAGCCACTGCCTTTGCTGCGATTACATGCATAAGTGGTCCACCCTGGATTCCTGGGAATATTGTTTTATTTATTTTTTTCGCTATCTCTTCATCATTGGTAAGTATCATCCCCCCCCGAGGTCCTCTGAGTGTTTTGTGGGTTGTTGTTGTCACAACGTGGGCATGTTCCATAGGATTTGGATGTTCTCCCGCTACTATGAGACCAGCTATGTGAGCCATATCTACCATGAGGTAAGCCCCTACCTCGTCTGCTATCTCTCTGAATTTTTTAAAATCAATTATTCTAGGATACGCACTTGCACCTGCTATTATTATTTTTGGTTTAGATTCAAGAGCTAGTTTTTTTACTTCTTCATAATCTATGAGTTCATCATCTTTTTTCACACTGTAGGAAACTACTTTATAGTCTTTTCCAGAAAAGTTTACATGCATACCATGAGTAAGATGTCCGCCATGATCTAGCTTCATTCCAAGGATCGTGTCTCCGAGATTTATAAGCCCCTTATAAACCGCCATATTAGCTTGTGATCCAGAGTGTGCCTGAACATTTACATATTCTGCACCAAATAGTTTCTTTGCCCTTTCAATGGCAAGCTTTTCTGCCACATCCACAAACTGACATCCACCGTAATATCTTTTATCAGGGTACCCTTCAGCATACTTGTTTGTAAGCACACTCCCTGAAGCCTCCATCACAGCTTTTGACACAAAATTTTCAGATGCTATAAGTTCTAGCCCATACTCCTGTCTATCCTCTTCTTTTAGCACAACTTCGTAAATCTCTGGGTCGATATTTTTAAGGTTATTCAAATTCATTCCATTCCCCCTTTATAAAAGATATTTCTATATTAATAATCTCTCATTAAAAAGTCAATAACTTTTAAAATTTGTGGTGTATTCTCTTCCTTTTACTGAGCAAAATCATATCTCTTAAATAATTTTCATTTTTTGCATTCATCCATTCTTTTTCATAACTCTCTTCCCTTGTAAGAGATGCTATAGAGGCCAAAGTTCTAAGATGTGTTTTTCTTAAGGTAGGGCTGCTTATAAACAAAAATACAGCCTTAACAGACTTTTTCTTTTCGTTAAACCTTATGCCCTCACGACATCTCACCACCATGAGATAAAAGAGGTCCTTTTCATCTACCACTATATGAGGGATGGCTGTAAACTCAGTCAAGGCTGTACTTGCTTCCCTCTCCCTGTCATTAAAAAGATCTATCAATTCTTTTTCTGATTTTTTAACCACATGGGTCAGATTTCTTGCTTCTATTACAAAAAGTTCATCTAGAGTCAGGGGACCTTTTAAATCTAGTATCCTGGAGTTTTTTATCATCCTGTCAAACTCGTCTAGCTCCACCTCGTCCCTTTCATGGATTATATCTCTAAGTTCCTCTTCTAAACCATGAGTAAGTCTCAAGTTTTCAGTTATTCTTAGTAGGAGATGAAGGAGAGCATATTCGCTTGAGGTACGTTTTTTACCGTAAAGAAAATACACCATTGTGCTTAAAACTATAAAAAATAAATTTATCTTCAGAACCTTCCATCCAAGACTGAACATAAAATAATCAAATATAACTACACAGCTTATCTGAAGCCAAGGATATAAAGGAGCCTTAAATACGGGTCTGTAGTTTTCCACATTGCTTTCCCTAAGTATTACTACACAGAGGCTTGTCAGTATGTATGCCATGAGTATTACCGCTGAAGCTGTCTTTGCCAAAAGTTCCAGAGGAAGCATTAATGAAAGCATAATAAAGATCCCAGTAAAAATTATTGAATTTACAGGTGTTTTACTCCTTTTATTCACCTTCCCCATAAAAGGAGGCACGAGTCCATCTCTTGAGAGGGCCATGGGATATCTAGAGGCAGCCATTATTCCTGCATTGGCTGTGGTGAAAAATGCCAAAAGGGCGGCAAAATCAATGACATAGAACCCCCAAGTTCCGAATATTTTCTTGGCAGTATCAGATATTGGTGAAAGTGAACCTGCAAGAAGTTGACCGTCTATGTTTCCAACTGTTATTATCAGGATCAAGACGTATAGTACAATTATGGTCATTATAGAGGTGATCATTCCCTTGGTTATATTGCTCCCTGCATCCTTAACCTCTTCTGCTACCGTTGTAGCCTTAAGGAGTCCGCCGAAGGAAACAAATATAAGGGATGCCGTTCCTATAACTCTGTGTATTCCTTCGTAACTGAAAATAGAAACTGCGTCTATAAATTCACCGTTTTTAAACGAGGATACAAAGGGGGTATACCTAGAAATATCTACAGTCTTCATTCCAAATATTATGTATATAACCATGACTGCCAAGAGTATAACAACCAGTGCAACCTCAAATTTAGCTGCAATATCAACCCCAACTGCATTCAATACCATAAAAAAAAGAGTCACAAAAATTGATATGATTAATACGTCATGAATATTAACGGTACCGCGCAGAATTCCGTCTATGAAACTTGATATCCCAAAAATAGCGAAAGCACTTTTGAGGGATAGGGCAGACCAGCTGAGAATTCCAGATATTGTACCAACAAGGGGCCCCAAAGTCCTCATAACAAAAAAATAGTCTCCCCCCGCTTTGGGCATGGCTGTTGCCAATTCTATTACATTAAGTATTCCGCCAAGTGCAAGGATTCCACCTAAAAAATAAGCCAAAATCATACTAGGCCCTGACTTTTCAAAAGCTATTCCAGGGAGAATAAATATTCCTGAACTTATCATAGCTCCACTAGCTATACTGAATACTTCCCAAAAACCCAATTCCTTTTTCAGATTCATTTAACTCACCCCACTTGAGAGTTTTTTCTGCATTTCTTCT from uncultured Ilyobacter sp. includes these protein-coding regions:
- a CDS encoding aspartate ammonia-lyase; amino-acid sequence: MRIEKDGIGELEIPKNRYYGIHTQRAIENFYIKNGRKTNPELIKSFALVKLAAAEANFKAGKLDEDKKNSIVRACERVYQGDLESEFPLSAIQGGAGTSTNMNVNEVIANAALEEMGQEKGRYDIMNPIEDVNLSQSTNDVYPTAVKITVIRILRELVTEAMSLQEELQNKEKEFSSIFKLGRTQLQDAVPLTLGQSFGAFAEAISRDRWRLYKIEERIRRVNIGGTAIGTGVGASLKYRYYVTEELKRLTGYGLARAENLIDATQNLDVFVEVSGLLKTMAVNLNKIANDLRLMSSGPSGGIGEIKLPPMQMGSSIMPGKINPVGAEFIKQIFHKVQGNDLIVSAAAAEGEFELNALTPIISESVIESIEVLRDGISIFREKVVKGVAADKEKCEKHLRASLSTITSHIDQLGYELLSEILKECEKTGKSYDTILKEKGLIKE
- a CDS encoding septal ring lytic transglycosylase RlpA family protein, with amino-acid sequence MKKGFNIFIFLILILLSGCSAVSKKTEIYSQNHVLKGMASWYGKEFQGRLTASGEEYNIRYYTAAHKSLPFGTIVRVTNINNGKSVRVKINDRGPFVKGRVIDLTPKAFESIASTKKGVIPVKIEILDDSDTFRYKS
- a CDS encoding ankyrin repeat domain-containing protein, which produces MKKIVFMLLTFLILIGCSNRQTNGVIDIDSVKITPEDVYTSIFLDDSDSVKLFLDNGFPINYKDEAGETLLIKSVKGNSKNVIDLLVSRGAALEERTSSKLRKNTNITVPGKTALYFAENFDILNILVDKGANVNFVNSEGEPLLVYFIKYKPVEYTKFIIKKGAKVNSVDQNMWTPLIWAVVNSQEEVVKELLIEGADAFFRDSQGNYAIYYAFEKNIISLLLEDGYRMDVKNKDDEIIMGEVYLKCVSNGYYEEVEKLLEMGIDVNYMSYGDSALSLAKENKDAKMLELLRVRGAIE
- the typA gene encoding translational GTPase TypA, with protein sequence MKVKNIAIIAHVDHGKTTLVDGMLRQSGVFGSHEALSERVMDSNDLEKERGITIFSKNASLRFKDYKINIVDTPGHADFGGEVQRILKMVDSVLLLVDAFEGVMPQTKYVLKQALEHGLRPIVVVNKIDRPNSTPEEVVDSVFDLFVELGANDMQLEFPVVYASAKNGFAKLSLNDPDENMQPLFETILEHVDDPEGDPDAPVQMLVTNIAPDNYLGKLGTGKIHNGILKKNQEVTLIKRDGELINYKISRLFGYEGLKRVEMEEAVCGDVVTIAGLEKIDIGETVADRVNPMALPLIDIDEPTLAMTFMVNDSPFVGREGKFVTSRNIWDRLQKELEHNVSMKVEETGSAEAFVVKGRGELQLSILIENMRREGFELQVAKPQVIFKEIDGVKCEPIELAIIDVADEFVGVVIEKLGIRKGEMINMIQGSDGYTRIEFKVPARGLIGFRNEFMTETRGTGILNHSFYDYEPHRGEVPTRMRGVLISIDTGTTTAYSLGNLQDRGVLFAPPGLEVYAGMIIGEHSRENDLTVNVTRGKQLTNMRASGTDAVVRLAPPREFTLEQALEYIADDELVEITPKSVRMRKKILDEGARKRSQRKG
- the truB gene encoding tRNA pseudouridine(55) synthase TruB, which encodes MDGIINIDKFSGMTSFDVVRRLKRILKMKKIGHTGTLDPMATGILVICTGRATRMAQDIEGQRKTYVAGFELGYKTTTYDTEGEITQRTDKGADRETLEKALENFRGEIDQVPPMYSALKVDGKRLYELAREGKEIERKSRRVTVENLEILDFDGKRGTFTCTVSKGTYIRSLIYDIGEALGTYGVMTSLRRTQVGNYTLDIAYTLEEVEAMVEKGDYSFSKSIEESFPYPSLEISGEKDIKLFNNGNTLVYDKKDGRYRVYSDEKFLGLAEIKRCRLKGYKYYNV
- the eam gene encoding glutamate 2,3-aminomutase, which translates into the protein MNKKREISLERASELKSRIEDYLVVKNSIPTGFSEKVQAQYKKSKEILMKHFGASEEQWNDYKWQLINRISDVETLSLIINLTEKEKEEIKNVGEIYRWAISPYYAALVDPDNKYDSIRLLSVPTGSEASHPEGEADPMGEEFTNPAGSITRRYPDRLIINTTNECAMYCRHCQRRRNIGETDSHQSDAVIMESIDYIRNNPEIRDVLLTGGDVLCLSDNRLEWILKELKSIPHVDYIRIGTRTLVTMPQRVTDELVDMLKKYHPIYINTHINHPKEITPEVKEACEKLANGGVSLGNQAVLLNGINNDKYIMRLLNHEMLKVRVRPYYIFHAKHVKGTLHFNTSIDDGIEIMEYLRGYTSGMAIPTYIINAPKGQGKTPIMPQYLLSRGKNSVKIRTWEGRVIDYENHPTVDIKEYI
- a CDS encoding cysteine-rich small domain-containing protein — translated: MFNKGSFNYKFVQNSKCEYFPCHDIEDKEKFNCLFCYCPLYMMGESCGGNFKYTEHGIKDCSKCILPHIKDVGYDHIQKKMMEVIEKVQDEYLDKKKR
- the sfsA gene encoding DNA/RNA nuclease SfsA, coding for MKKVYEIKCDQQGIFIERPNRFIAEVKLDNGSLETVHVHDSGRIKELLFEGNRVNIKSASNPNRKTKWDMISALSDDGEEILINSAHHRYISENIIRDPEISPFGEVDSVRAEVKYGNSRIDYLLTKNGENIWVEVKGVSLSVDRVAMFPDAPSTRAQRHLKELMEILEKGDRAAVLLLIFRDSEYFIPKWETDPVFSKLFYEARERGVEIYPVQLELKDGNINYRGQLPIGEKEQSI
- the glyA gene encoding serine hydroxymethyltransferase, which produces MNNLKNIDPEIYEVVLKEEDRQEYGLELIASENFVSKAVMEASGSVLTNKYAEGYPDKRYYGGCQFVDVAEKLAIERAKKLFGAEYVNVQAHSGSQANMAVYKGLINLGDTILGMKLDHGGHLTHGMHVNFSGKDYKVVSYSVKKDDELIDYEEVKKLALESKPKIIIAGASAYPRIIDFKKFREIADEVGAYLMVDMAHIAGLIVAGEHPNPMEHAHVVTTTTHKTLRGPRGGMILTNDEEIAKKINKTIFPGIQGGPLMHVIAAKAVAFKEALQPEFKEYQIQVVKNAKVLAEELQKGGLRIVSGGTDNHMMLVDLTPKGLTGKAVEEGLGKAHITVNKNGIPYDTQKPMITSGVRIGTPALTTRGMKEEEMKAVASFILRVIDNIEDDDKIKEVGEEIKEFCKNFPLYK